The genomic DNA GGACCTCGTCGCTGTCGACCTCGATGACATCGAGGGGCTCGGGGTCGTCCGGGAGGATCCACTCGTACCGGGTGTCCGTGAGAGTCGACGGGCGACGCCGGGCGCTCGCGAGCGGGTGGTACTCCATCGCCGTCGCGGTCGCCGCCTCCAGCCGCTCGATGTCGACGGTCCCCGTCGACTCGATCTCCCCCTGCATGTTCCAGGGCTGGAACGTCTCGTCGAGGTGGTGGGTCATCTCCTCGAGTGGCGTGAACGGCATCGTCTCTGGCATGGGGATGCGCGACCCTGCCGTCGCGGGAACGATAAGTGTGGCTCCGGATATCAGCCGCCGGGACCGTCCCCGCCGAACCGCCAGTCGCCCGCGAGTGCGTCGAGCGCCTCGTGGTGGCTGACGCCGTGTGGGGCCGTCAGCGGCGTGACCGAGACGTCGCCCGCGAGGATGGCGTGGCGGTCGGACTCCTCGGGGTAGCCCTCGGGGTCGTGCGCCGGGAGGTGGGGCGGGTTCTCGAGTCCGAGGTCGGCCTCGATGTCGGCGGAGGCCCAGAACGTGTTGTTGAACCGGATGGTGTCGCCGTCCCGCTCGATGCGCGTGTCGTAGTCGGTCAGCGGCCGGGTGACGCGCATCTCGACGCCGGACTGCGGGGCGATGGCGGGCGCGTTCACGTTGAGGAAGCCCACGCGCTCGCCCGCCCGGTCGCTCGTCGCCTCGCGCCCGGCGGCCGCGCCGAACCCCTCGAACCCGTCGAAGACGGCCGTCTCCAGCGCCCCCTCGACGAGATGCCGGGTCGCGGCCGCGGGCAGGGCGTAGTCCTCGGGGTCGTCCGGGTCCGGGAGGAAACCGGTCGGGTCGTACGCGGAGACGGCGATGGCGGGCGTTCCGAGGAAGGCGGCCTCCACGGCCGCCGCCACCGTGCCGGAGTGGCCGAGGATGTAGGCGTCGAAGTTCGGCCCGACGTTGCAGCCCGAGACCACGAGGTCCGGCCGGTCGTCGAGGCCGCGCAGGCCGAACGCGGTGCAGTCGGCGGGCGTGCCGTCGACGGCGTACGTGTCGTCGTCGCGCCGGGTCACCTCGACCGTGTCCGAGCGCGCGCGCCCGACGCCGCTGTGGTCCGTCGTCGGGGCGACGACCGTCACCCGTACCTGCTCGGCCAGCGCGTCCCGGAGCGCCACGAGGCCGGGACTGTCGATGCCGTCGTCGTTCGTCAGGAGGACGTGCGGGCGCGCGTCGGCGGGCGGGTCGGCGTGGTCGTCGGTATCTCCGGCAGCGGGCGGGTCGGTCTCGTCGGTATCGGGCGGGGCGTCCACATCGGACGGGCGGGCGGAGCGGTCTTGAAGCCGCCGACCACGGGCGGCGAATCGTCGGTGGGTGCCGACCCGTGGCTCGCTTCCCCGCCGAATCCTGGCTCACTCCCCCCGCGACTCCCCGCCCCCGACCCGCTGTTCACTCCCCGAGCCGGTTCCGGATGCGCTCGCGGTCCACCGCCGCCGGCGGGAGGTCCGCGACCGGGAACCACCTGGCGGCCTCGAGTTCCGGCCGGCCGTCGGGGAGCCGGTGGTCGGGCCGGTCGGCGAGCGCGCCGCCGGTCGCGCGGGCGGTGAACACCGCCATCGGGACCGTGAGCGGGTCGCCGGCGGCGTACCGGTGCTCGACCAGCCGGCTGTAGAACAGGCCCGTCAGCTCGATGTCCAGTCCCGTCTCCTCCTCGGTCTCGCGGATCGCCGTGGTCGGCAGCGACTCCCCGGGCTCTGCCGCGCCGCCCGGCGACACCCAGCCGTCGGCGTAGGTCCGCTTCACCAGCACCACGTGCGGGCTCGCCGGCGCGTCCGCGCGGTCGTCCACGACGACGGTCCCCCCGACACCGGCGAGCAGGGCGCGCTGCTCGGCGACGGTCCCGGGCGGCTCGTCCGGGTCGTGTCCGCGGGGCCCGAACGGCAGCGGCTCCAGTCGTGGCCCCGGCCCGTACGACTCCTCGACCCGCTCCAGCGTCGACAGCGCCTCCGCCCGCAGGCGCTCGCGGAGGTCCGGTCCGCCGCCCGTGGGCTCGTCAGCCCCGGTCGTCTCGTCGGAATCGCCCATACACGCCCCTGGGCCGCGCGCCACGTGAGCGTTCCCGGAGCCGCGTTTGTGTATCGGAGGTGACAGGACTTCGCCGGACGGATCGTGGCGCCCGGGTTGAAGTGGGGTGGCCCCGACGGCTCGAACCAGAACGATGGGTGTGCGCGAGGTGGCCGGCGAGGCGTACCGCGAGGCGCTGCCGGCGCTCGCCGCATCGGCCGTCGGCGGCCTGCTCGCTGGCCTCGTCCTCGGCGGGATGCGTGGGGACCTGGCCCGTGTGAACGGCCTCCTGGTCCTCATCCCCGCGCTGCTCGCCACGCGGGGCAATGTCTACGGCTCGCTGGGCGCCCGCATCGCCACCGGCCTCCACCAGGGGCTCGTCGAACCACGCGTGACCGCGGGCGACGAGCGGCTGCGCGCCGCCGTCGCCGCCGCCATCGGCAACGGCCTGCTCGCCAGCCTGTTCGCCGCGACGGTCGCCTTCATCATCCTGTCGCTGCTCGCACAGTCCCCCGAGCCGCTGCCCGTCCTCGTGGGCATCGCGCTCATCTCCGGGCTGCTCTCGGGCATCGCGCTCTCGACGGTCGTCGTCGTCGTCGTGTTCGCCGGCTACCGCCGCGGTCGGGACCCGGATACGCTCGTGGGGCCCGTCGTCACGACCGCCGGCGACGTGTTCGGGCTGACCTTCCTGCTGCTGGCGGTTCGGATCGTCGTCGGCGCGCCAGGGGGTGGTGTGTGAATGCGGTTGCTCGGGGGGTCCCGACGGTGTTGCTCCCACGGTGTGTGCGTACGACGGCGGCCACCAGCAGTCCTGGGAAGGGCGAGCGCTCTCGGCGAAGGCGGGCGACACAAGCACCGCAGCCCCCGCGCGAGCGGAGCGAGCGCGGGGGCGAGGAGCGCAGCGAGCCCCCCGAGCCGAGAGCGCTCGCCCTTCCATTCCGCCAGGAGGTCGGCTCCCGAATGTCGCGTCCACACCGTGCCAGCTCGGTGTGGACGCGACCCTCGGAAGCCGAGGAGCGACACACCGAGCTGGCACAGTGCGTCGCTCCGCTCGACATCCGATCTTCGGGTGGGAATGGAAGGGGCAGCGGGCTCGACCCGGCCCCGGCGACGCAAGGACCGCATCCGCATGCCCGGAACGACGGGTGAGCGTCAGCGAACCCGTCGCAGCCCGGAACGGGAGGACCGCAGCGAGTCGCGGCCGGTCGAGCCCGCCGGGGCTTCCTACAGGTCGTCCTCCTCGCTCGGGTCTCCGTCTCCGTCACCACGGTCGGAGGTGACTGTCCCGTAATGCCGACCGAGTGGACCGTCCGCGCCATCACGCGCGCCACCCTGCCCGTCCTCCTCGGGCTCACCCTCGTCGAACTGGTCAGCGGGCTCGTCCTGGGCTCCTTCGAGTCGACGCTGCTGCAGTACCCCTCGTTGCTGGTCCTCGTGCCCGTCACCATCGGGACCGCCGGGAACCTCGGGAGCGTCCTCGCCTCGCGGCTCTCGACGGCGTTCCACCTGGGGACGCTGTCGTTCGCGCCCGACGACGACCGCCTCGCCGGCAACGCGGTCGCCACCGTGCTGCTGGCCCTGACCCTGTTCCCGTTCGTCGGCGGCGGCGCGTGGCTGCTCCAGTCGGTCGTCGGCGGCACCCGGCTGGCCCTCGCGCGGGTCGTGCTGGTGGCGCTGGTCAGCGGGGCTGC from Haloglomus litoreum includes the following:
- a CDS encoding magnesium transporter; its protein translation is MGVREVAGEAYREALPALAASAVGGLLAGLVLGGMRGDLARVNGLLVLIPALLATRGNVYGSLGARIATGLHQGLVEPRVTAGDERLRAAVAAAIGNGLLASLFAATVAFIILSLLAQSPEPLPVLVGIALISGLLSGIALSTVVVVVVFAGYRRGRDPDTLVGPVVTTAGDVFGLTFLLLAVRIVVGAPGGGV
- the surE gene encoding 5'/3'-nucleotidase SurE; amino-acid sequence: MDAPPDTDETDPPAAGDTDDHADPPADARPHVLLTNDDGIDSPGLVALRDALAEQVRVTVVAPTTDHSGVGRARSDTVEVTRRDDDTYAVDGTPADCTAFGLRGLDDRPDLVVSGCNVGPNFDAYILGHSGTVAAAVEAAFLGTPAIAVSAYDPTGFLPDPDDPEDYALPAAATRHLVEGALETAVFDGFEGFGAAAGREATSDRAGERVGFLNVNAPAIAPQSGVEMRVTRPLTDYDTRIERDGDTIRFNNTFWASADIEADLGLENPPHLPAHDPEGYPEESDRHAILAGDVSVTPLTAPHGVSHHEALDALAGDWRFGGDGPGG
- a CDS encoding NUDIX domain-containing protein, yielding MGDSDETTGADEPTGGGPDLRERLRAEALSTLERVEESYGPGPRLEPLPFGPRGHDPDEPPGTVAEQRALLAGVGGTVVVDDRADAPASPHVVLVKRTYADGWVSPGGAAEPGESLPTTAIRETEEETGLDIELTGLFYSRLVEHRYAAGDPLTVPMAVFTARATGGALADRPDHRLPDGRPELEAARWFPVADLPPAAVDRERIRNRLGE
- a CDS encoding magnesium transporter — encoded protein: MPTEWTVRAITRATLPVLLGLTLVELVSGLVLGSFESTLLQYPSLLVLVPVTIGTAGNLGSVLASRLSTAFHLGTLSFAPDDDRLAGNAVATVLLALTLFPFVGGGAWLLQSVVGGTRLALARVVLVALVSGAALAVLAIVVTLVATYIAYRQGLDPDDVVIPVVTNVCDVLGVVVLFLVVVLLVP